A single genomic interval of Orcinus orca chromosome 19, mOrcOrc1.1, whole genome shotgun sequence harbors:
- the LOC101276301 gene encoding LOW QUALITY PROTEIN: keratin, type I cytoskeletal 16 (The sequence of the model RefSeq protein was modified relative to this genomic sequence to represent the inferred CDS: inserted 1 base in 1 codon; substituted 1 base at 1 genomic stop codon), whose amino-acid sequence MPCSLYRAEQGFKLLSARFMAPVHLLQLHQGSCGISGGSSCGSSVLAGGSCRAPSAYGGLSSSRYSSGGVCGLGGGYGGSFSSSRSFGGALGSIFVGGYGGGLGVRLSGGNGGLLSGNEKLTMQNLNDRLASYPEKVRALGEADTELEVKIXDRYQNQRPRPACDYSPYFKTIEDLRNEIFEATIENTQPLLQIDDARLAADDFRTKYEHEPALCQGMEADINGPRRVLDELTLVTTDLEMQIKXLKEELAYLKKNHQEEMFTLRSQTSGDVSVEVDAAPGVDPNHILNEMCDQYEQRADKNRRDAEAWFLSKVTWVLSPAAGLASLGASGVPHTFCSFLSQKEELRGFPGGAVVESPPADAGDTGSCPGPGRSHVPWSGWAREPCPLGLRVRSLCSAAGEATTVRGPHTTKKKKKKRKRS is encoded by the exons ATGCCATGCAGCTTGTacagggcagagcagggattcaaGCTTCTATCTGCTCGTTTCATG GCACCAGTTCACCTCCTCCAGCTCCATCAGGGCTCCTGTGGTATCAGCGGCGGCTCCAGCTGCGGGTCTTCCGTCCTGGCGGGAGGCTCCTGCCGGGCCCCCAGTGCCTACGGGGGCCTGTCCTCCTCCCGCTACTCCTCCGGGGGTGTCTGCGGGCTGGGGGGCGGCTATGGAGGCAGCTTCAGCAGCAGCAGGAGCTTCGGTGGGGCCCTGGGTAGCATCTTCGTTGGAGGATATGGTGGCGGTCTTGGCGTCCGCCTCAGTGGTGGCAATGGTGGCCTCCTCTCTGGCAACGAGAAGCTCACCATGCAGAACCTCAATGACCGCCTGGCCTCCTACCCGGAGAAGGTGCGTGCCCTGGGGGAGGCCGACACGGAGCTGGAGGTGAAGATCTGAGACCGGTACCAGAATCAGAGGCCCAGACCCGCCTGCGACTACAGCCCCTACTTCAAGACCATCGAGGACCTGCGGAACGAG ATATTCGAGGCCACAATAGAGAATACACAGCCCCTTCTGCAGATTGACGATGCCAGGCTAGCAGCCGATGACTTTAGGACCAA GTATGAACATGAGCCGGCCCTGTGCCAGGGCATGGAGGCTGACATCAATGGCCCGCGCAGGGTGCTGGACGAGCTGACCCTGGTAACAACTGACCTGGAGATGCAGATCA GCCTGAAGGAGGAGCTGGCCTACCTGAAGAAGAACCACCAGGAG GAGATGTTTACCCTGCGGAGTCAGACCAGCGGGGACGTCAGTGTGGAGGTGGATGCTGCCCCCGGCGTGGACCCGAACCACATCCTGAATGAGATGTGCGACCAGTATGAACAGAGAGCAGACAAGAACCGCAGAGATGCCGAGGCCTGGTTCCTGAGCAAGGTGACATGGGTCCTCAGTCCTGCTGCAGGACTTGCCAGCCTGGGTGCCTCTGGAGTGCCCCACACCTTCTGTTCTTTCCTATCTCAGAAAGAGgagctgaggggcttccctggtggcgcagtggttgagagtccgcctgccgatgcgggggacacgggttcgtgccccggtccgggaagatcccacgtgccgtggagcggctgggcccgtgagccatgcccgctgggcctgcgcgtccggagcctgtgctccgcagcgggagaggccacaacagtgagaggcccgcataccacaaaaaaaaaaaaaaaaaaaagaaagaggagctgA